From a single Oreochromis niloticus isolate F11D_XX linkage group LG4, O_niloticus_UMD_NMBU, whole genome shotgun sequence genomic region:
- the gcgra gene encoding glucagon receptor translates to MSQLFLFLAVLIVSCSIQVSAVVSLQKVTERWKLYREECERNNSRDPPSTGLVCNRTFNNYACWPDGLPNTTVVVPCPWYLPWHRKVQHGVVYQECDVNGQWVTTYNTSECDSHEQVTHLQYYVHIRIMYTVGYSLSLVALVLALGILIFFRKLHCMRNNIHMNLFASFILRALSVLIKDALFETSNIAQGLNRDQEQGFPPASIAPVEQLVNNETMISCRIAMVMMQYSIMANSYWLLVEGIYLHNLLVITVFTERNYFKIYQCIGWGTPLIFLVPWVAIKYLYENQHCWEQNINMKYWWIIRAPILAAVMINFLIFIHIIKILVSKLRAHQMRYTDYKFRLAKSTLTLIPLLGIHNVVFIFATDESTSGSIGLRLTRLFSDLFFSSFQGLLVAILYCFVNKEVQSEILKKWKRWKLGRNIEEEYRHTYSNTPNTKTASLLNHAPRMPHLPDIAKTTAPVCSPEERHMLVASNQNGMVHSTEEGKCASLLHEGTISNYFLVEDISITDKLQCYEVQKENMESHL, encoded by the exons ATGTCACAGCTGTTCCTCTTTTTGGCAGTGCTCATTGTCTCCTGCAGCATCCAG GTTTCTGCTGTTGTTTCCCTGCAAAAGGTGACGGAGCGCTGGAAATTGTACAGGGAAGAGTGTGAACGCAACAACAGCCGAGATCCACCAAGCACCG GCCTGGTGTGCAACAGGACTTTTAACAATTATGCCTGTTGGCCCGATGGACTCCCTAACACTACTGTTGTTGTGCCATGCCCGTGGTATTTGCCCTGGCACCGTAAAG tTCAGCATGGCGTGGTGTATCAGGAATGTGATGTGAATGGCCAGTGGGTGACTACATATAATACCAGCGAGTGTGATTCTCATGAACAAGTAACACATCTG CAGTACTATGTCCATATTCGGATCATGTACACAGTGGGCTACTCCTTATCCCTGGTTGCTTTGGTGTTGGCTCTTGGCATCCTCATATTCTTTAG GAAACTCCACTGCATGAGGAACAACATCCACATGAATCTTTTTGCCTCCTTCATCCTCCGAGCTTTGTCTGTCCTCATCAAAGATGCTCTGTTCGAAACCAGCAACATAGCACAGGGCCTGAACAGAGACCAGGAGCAGGGATTCCCCCCTGCATCTATAGCTCCAGTAGAGCAGCTGGTCAACAACGAG ACAATGATCAGCTGTCGCATCGCCATGGTTATGATGCAGTATAGTATCATGGCTAACAGCTACTGGTTGCTGGTGGAAGGCATCTACCTCCACAACCTCCTGGTCATCACTGTGTTTACAGAGAGGAACTACTTCAAAATTTACCAGTGCATCGGTTGGG GTACCCCATTAATATTCCTCGTGCCATGGGTGGCGATTAAATACCTGTATGAAAATCAGCA ttgcTGGGAGCAAAATATAAACATGAAATACTGGTGGATCATACGCGCTCCGATACTGGCAGCTGTTATG ATCAACTTCCTTATCTTTATCCATATCATCAAAATTCTCGTGTCAAAGCTCCGAGCACACCAAATGAGATACACAGACTATAAGTTCCG GTTGGCTAAGTCGACGCTAACCTTGATCCCGCTCCTCGGGATCCACAACGTGGTCTTTATCTTCGCGACAGATGAGTCCACCAGTGGCAGCATCGGCTTGCGTCTCACCAGGCTCTTCTCTgacctcttcttctcctccttccAG GGTCTCCTGGTGGCAATTTTGTACTGCTTTGTCAACAAAGAA GTGCAGTCCGAGATCCTGAAGAAGTGGAAGCGCTGGAAGCTAGGGAGGAACATTGAGGAGGAGTACCGCCACACCTATAGCAATAccccaaacacaaaaacagccagCCTCTTAAACCACGCCCCTCGAATGCCTCACCTCCCAGACATCGCCAAAACCACCGCCCCAGTCTGTAGCCCCGAGGAGAGGCACATGCTCGTCGCTAGCAACCAAAATGGCATGGTCCACAGTACGGAGGAAGGGAAGTGTGCCTCACTGCTGCACGAGGGGACCATCAGTAACTATTTCCTGGTAGAGGACATCAGCATTACTGACAAGCTGCAGTGTTACGAAGTGCAGAAAGAGAACATGGAGAGCCACCTGTGA